The following coding sequences lie in one Streptomyces venezuelae genomic window:
- a CDS encoding sodium:solute symporter family protein, translating to MQSPTTTTLAEGLRLPTNGLDYAILAIYFAVVLGIGFAARRSVKTSLDFFLSGRSLPAWVTGLAFVAANLGATEILGMAATGAQYGVAVVHWYWIGAIPAMVFLGLVMMPFYYRSKVRSVPEFLLQRFDKSAHLLSSALFAFAAILIAGVNLYALSIVVEALLGWPQWVAIVVAGLFVLAYITIGGLSSAIYNEVLQFFVILAALIPICVIGLKKVGGWDGLTGSIEKQHGENFMTAWGGTGIGDANPLGANWLTIILGLGFVLSFGYWTTNFAEVQRALSAKNLSAAQRTPLIAAFPKIFIVFLVMIPGLVAAVLVPKIGTAGSDLTYNDAIPYLMQELLPNGVLGIAVTGLLAAFMAGMAANVSSFNTVFTYDIWAKYVIKDREDGYYLKFGRLITAIGVLASIGTAFIASSFSNIMGYLQTLFSFFNVPMFVVFIIGMFWKRASMKSGVWGLVAGTGAAMVNYFWIYKQGVIDIPTDQGANFVSAIVGFVAGAVVMVVVTLFTAPKPEAELAGLVYGTASPGLEDEGTEEGDDAWYRKPALLGWGAIVLAAACYLPYSL from the coding sequence ATGCAGTCCCCCACCACGACAACCCTGGCCGAGGGGCTTCGGCTGCCCACCAACGGCCTCGACTACGCGATCCTGGCGATCTACTTCGCCGTGGTCCTCGGCATCGGCTTCGCCGCCCGGCGCTCCGTGAAGACCAGTCTCGACTTCTTCCTCTCGGGCCGCTCCCTGCCCGCGTGGGTCACCGGTCTCGCCTTCGTCGCCGCGAACCTGGGCGCCACCGAGATCCTGGGCATGGCCGCCACCGGCGCGCAGTACGGCGTCGCGGTCGTCCACTGGTACTGGATCGGCGCCATCCCGGCCATGGTCTTCCTCGGCCTGGTCATGATGCCGTTCTACTACCGCAGCAAGGTCCGCTCCGTCCCCGAGTTCCTGCTCCAGCGTTTCGACAAGTCGGCGCACCTGCTCAGCTCGGCGCTCTTCGCCTTCGCGGCGATCCTCATCGCGGGCGTGAACCTCTACGCCCTCTCGATCGTCGTCGAGGCGCTCCTCGGCTGGCCGCAGTGGGTGGCGATCGTCGTCGCGGGACTCTTCGTCCTCGCGTACATCACGATCGGCGGCCTCTCCTCGGCCATCTACAACGAAGTCCTGCAGTTCTTCGTGATCCTCGCCGCGCTGATCCCGATCTGCGTCATCGGCCTGAAGAAGGTCGGCGGCTGGGACGGTCTCACCGGATCCATCGAGAAGCAGCACGGCGAGAACTTCATGACCGCCTGGGGCGGCACCGGCATCGGTGACGCCAACCCGCTCGGCGCCAACTGGCTGACGATCATCCTCGGCCTCGGCTTCGTGCTCTCCTTCGGCTACTGGACGACCAACTTCGCCGAGGTCCAGCGCGCCCTCTCCGCGAAGAACCTCAGCGCCGCCCAGCGCACCCCGCTGATCGCCGCCTTCCCGAAGATCTTCATCGTCTTCCTGGTGATGATCCCGGGTCTGGTCGCCGCCGTCCTCGTCCCGAAGATCGGCACGGCCGGCTCCGACCTGACGTACAACGACGCGATCCCCTATCTGATGCAGGAGCTGCTGCCCAACGGCGTCCTCGGCATCGCGGTCACCGGTCTGCTCGCCGCGTTCATGGCGGGTATGGCGGCGAACGTCTCGTCCTTCAACACCGTGTTCACGTACGACATCTGGGCGAAGTACGTGATCAAGGACCGCGAGGACGGCTACTACCTCAAGTTCGGGCGGCTCATCACCGCGATCGGCGTGCTCGCCTCGATCGGCACGGCGTTCATCGCCTCGTCGTTCTCGAACATCATGGGGTACCTGCAGACCCTCTTCTCCTTCTTCAACGTCCCGATGTTCGTCGTCTTCATCATCGGCATGTTCTGGAAGCGGGCCTCGATGAAGTCCGGCGTGTGGGGCCTCGTCGCGGGCACCGGCGCCGCGATGGTCAACTACTTCTGGATCTACAAGCAGGGCGTCATCGACATCCCGACCGACCAGGGCGCGAATTTCGTCTCGGCGATCGTCGGCTTCGTCGCCGGTGCCGTCGTGATGGTCGTGGTCACGCTCTTCACCGCGCCCAAGCCGGAGGCCGAGCTGGCGGGCCTGGTCTACGGAACGGCCTCGCCGGGCCTGGAGGACGAGGGCACGGAGGAGGGCGACGACGCCTGGTACCGCAAGCCCGCGCTGCTCGGCTGGGGCGCCATCGTGCTCGCCGCGGCCTGCTACCTGCCGTACTCGCTCTAG
- a CDS encoding helix-turn-helix transcriptional regulator, with translation MGVRLMVVDDHRLLAEALASALKLRGHRVLAAAAPAAGAAELVISRAPEVCLLGTATPAEPGMFDPVVKIKRDRPQVAVVVLGPVPSPRGIAAAFASGASGYVRHDERIEGVERAIMKARAGEAAVAPQLLQGAFSELLNPAAQPDDEGQRLLQMLTPREVEVLVRVADGEDTRLIAAGMGIAPSTARTHVQRVLMKLGVGSRLEAAALAARTGLLERAERPASAYAHHAGAAEGADMTTGPEPPR, from the coding sequence ATGGGTGTGCGGCTCATGGTGGTCGACGATCACCGACTGCTCGCCGAGGCCCTCGCCTCGGCACTGAAACTGCGCGGGCACCGCGTGCTCGCCGCCGCCGCGCCCGCCGCGGGCGCCGCGGAACTGGTCATCAGCAGGGCCCCGGAGGTCTGCCTCCTGGGGACGGCCACACCGGCCGAACCGGGCATGTTCGACCCGGTCGTGAAGATCAAGCGGGACCGTCCGCAGGTCGCGGTGGTGGTGCTCGGCCCGGTGCCGAGCCCGCGCGGGATCGCCGCGGCCTTCGCCTCCGGCGCCTCCGGTTACGTACGCCATGACGAGCGCATCGAAGGGGTGGAGCGCGCCATCATGAAGGCGCGCGCCGGGGAGGCCGCCGTCGCGCCCCAGCTGTTGCAGGGCGCGTTCAGCGAACTGCTCAATCCGGCCGCGCAGCCCGACGACGAGGGTCAGCGGCTGCTGCAGATGCTCACGCCCCGCGAGGTCGAGGTCCTGGTGCGGGTCGCCGACGGCGAGGACACCCGGCTGATCGCCGCGGGCATGGGGATAGCCCCGAGCACCGCGCGCACCCATGTGCAGCGGGTCCTGATGAAGCTGGGTGTCGGGTCGCGTCTGGAGGCCGCCGCGCTCGCGGCGCGCACGGGTCTGCTGGAGCGCGCCGAGCGTCCCGCGTCGGCGTACGCGCACCATGCCGGCGCCGCGGAGGGCGCGGACATGACGACGGGGCCCGAGCCACCGCGGTGA
- a CDS encoding PQQ-binding-like beta-propeller repeat protein: protein MTQPPQPPQQPPNEPPQGGFGAPQDPPPGGFGKAPEPSYGYPQTPPPAAPPAPPGQPPQTPPPAAPPAAPPAPPAPPAGQPTYGYPQAPQAPQPPQAPQSYAYPTQPAQPQVPQGYGYPTQPAQPQYQHGYQQPPTMPMQPQPGGSGSGGGKKISGQTTIIIAAVAAIALIVGGGVFYASTKDDDSKSTAQESGGKDGKGGKGEKGKEGGGALPDQGPAKEKAPGDPAAKVAMQLPQPEIPKDQIWNATGSVLTDDTYVKAGVNELNGYDPDTGKEKWSIPLSGMMCAMSPEVTDDGIAAVVTEEAKRNKKGDYQQCTNVSAVDLKSGKKLWTESAESNGVKATFKEVTISGTTIAAGSGTSSGGAAWDVKGTSLWKPKVGKCKDVGYAGGDQLVAIRECGTYGDETLKVQLLDPKTGDDKWTYPIAPGIDNAKIISTNPVVFGQDTTKITASGVTDVFSLGSNGKLRAKISLPDGKYEHDCGVNMVNDCKAIAVGNDRLYVPTRQHDGSGESYNRTNEIVSFSLATGKPTSDRAVAGDNGEIFPIRMDGGNVLAYKAHGYKQGAQVVSLDGKTMKETKLLETPNSEAVTEAISGMVPKSNELLYANGHLFLGKKLLSKPYSKDDKEYVALGFVAK, encoded by the coding sequence ATGACCCAGCCGCCCCAGCCACCCCAGCAGCCCCCGAACGAGCCCCCGCAGGGCGGCTTCGGCGCCCCGCAGGACCCTCCGCCCGGAGGCTTCGGCAAGGCCCCCGAGCCGTCGTACGGCTACCCGCAGACCCCGCCGCCCGCGGCCCCGCCCGCGCCCCCCGGCCAGCCGCCGCAGACCCCGCCGCCCGCGGCGCCCCCGGCGGCGCCCCCGGCCCCTCCCGCACCCCCGGCGGGCCAGCCCACCTACGGGTACCCCCAGGCGCCGCAGGCACCGCAGCCGCCCCAGGCCCCGCAGAGCTACGCCTACCCGACGCAGCCCGCGCAGCCCCAGGTCCCGCAGGGCTACGGCTATCCGACGCAGCCCGCGCAGCCGCAGTACCAGCACGGCTACCAGCAGCCGCCCACCATGCCGATGCAGCCGCAGCCCGGCGGCTCCGGCTCCGGCGGCGGCAAGAAGATCAGCGGCCAGACGACGATCATCATCGCGGCGGTCGCCGCGATCGCGCTGATCGTCGGCGGCGGCGTCTTCTACGCCTCGACGAAGGACGACGACTCCAAGAGCACCGCGCAGGAGTCGGGCGGCAAGGACGGCAAGGGCGGCAAGGGCGAGAAGGGCAAGGAGGGCGGCGGCGCGCTGCCCGATCAGGGCCCGGCCAAGGAGAAGGCCCCGGGCGACCCCGCGGCCAAGGTGGCCATGCAGCTCCCGCAGCCCGAGATCCCGAAGGACCAGATCTGGAACGCCACCGGATCCGTCCTCACCGACGACACCTACGTCAAGGCGGGCGTCAACGAGCTGAACGGCTACGACCCGGACACCGGCAAGGAGAAGTGGTCGATCCCGCTCTCCGGCATGATGTGCGCGATGTCGCCCGAGGTCACCGACGACGGCATCGCCGCGGTCGTCACCGAAGAGGCCAAGCGGAACAAGAAGGGCGACTACCAGCAGTGCACCAACGTCTCCGCGGTCGACCTGAAGTCCGGTAAGAAGCTCTGGACCGAGAGCGCCGAGAGCAACGGCGTGAAGGCGACGTTCAAGGAAGTCACCATCTCGGGCACCACGATCGCCGCGGGCTCGGGCACCTCCAGCGGCGGCGCCGCCTGGGACGTCAAGGGCACCTCCCTGTGGAAGCCGAAGGTCGGCAAGTGCAAGGACGTCGGGTACGCGGGCGGTGACCAGCTCGTCGCGATCCGCGAGTGCGGCACGTACGGCGACGAGACGCTGAAGGTCCAGCTCCTCGACCCGAAGACCGGCGACGACAAGTGGACGTACCCGATCGCCCCCGGCATCGACAACGCCAAGATCATCTCGACGAACCCGGTCGTCTTCGGCCAGGACACCACGAAGATCACGGCCTCCGGTGTCACGGACGTCTTCTCGCTGGGCAGCAACGGCAAGCTGCGCGCGAAGATCTCGCTGCCGGACGGGAAGTACGAGCACGACTGCGGCGTGAACATGGTCAACGACTGCAAGGCGATCGCGGTCGGCAACGACCGGCTGTACGTCCCGACGCGCCAGCACGACGGCAGTGGCGAGAGCTACAACCGCACCAACGAGATCGTGTCCTTCTCGCTGGCCACCGGCAAGCCCACCAGTGACCGTGCGGTCGCCGGCGACAACGGCGAGATCTTCCCGATCCGCATGGACGGCGGCAACGTCCTCGCGTACAAGGCGCACGGCTACAAGCAGGGCGCCCAGGTCGTCTCCCTCGACGGCAAGACGATGAAGGAGACCAAGCTCCTGGAGACCCCGAACTCCGAGGCGGTCACCGAGGCGATCAGCGGCATGGTCCCGAAGTCCAACGAACTCCTCTACGCGAACGGGCACTTGTTCCTCGGCAAGAAGCTGCTGAGCAAGCCCTACTCGAAGGACGACAAGGAGTACGTGGCACTCGGCTTCGTGGCCAAGTAA
- a CDS encoding PQQ-binding-like beta-propeller repeat protein — MTQPPNQPPSGGFGAPQPPGQPQQPPNQPPQPPGQVPGQPPQPGYGYPQQPGPYNQPTQPGPYGQPQQPGPYGQPQQPGPYGNQPQYGYAQLPTQPQFAGPGAPGTPPGDGKGKRNKLVVIVAAAVAALLVAGGVTYAVVSGDDGGEKKPEAKNKDPKPTASAPANPGNGSGDGHEGKEDLNEGRQAGEAKVLWYKEAPKVPGSGGDAPGMWIQGDTVVKAAYKQLLAYNVKTGRTAWKAITFPEKLCAATETATDDGKIVVAYKDGSQSGAECNQIQVIDLKTGDKGWGHPVKKEGLFDSALSSNLVLVGDVLMVGRDQSGTALRMSDGKKLYVAKKKDEGTCFPNGFAGGEKLLMALSCGASTPTEHDELQQLDPKTGRALWTKKFPKGWRIGKVYSGSPTVVYLTNEDKKKWNISVLKENSDETRSEVVTDDNFAPECDTAILNRKLDGCLGVTTDDTYLYLPSDEKSGANQVVAFSLATGKEAWRVKSPLDETMLPLKVEDGSLIAYVKPSYDSGGRVVSIATSGSHTPKTLLRHPKGTSQIESGFYSKDVDYVDGRFYISTTNIMRTSGQAKLMLAYGK, encoded by the coding sequence ATGACTCAGCCGCCCAACCAGCCGCCGTCCGGCGGCTTCGGAGCTCCGCAGCCGCCTGGCCAGCCGCAACAGCCGCCCAACCAGCCGCCGCAGCCGCCGGGCCAGGTACCGGGACAGCCGCCGCAGCCGGGTTACGGCTACCCGCAGCAGCCGGGCCCGTACAACCAGCCGACGCAGCCGGGGCCGTACGGCCAGCCGCAGCAGCCCGGCCCATACGGTCAGCCGCAGCAGCCGGGACCGTATGGAAATCAGCCACAGTACGGGTACGCGCAGCTGCCGACGCAGCCGCAGTTCGCGGGACCCGGCGCGCCCGGCACCCCGCCCGGCGACGGCAAGGGCAAGCGCAACAAGCTCGTCGTGATCGTCGCCGCCGCGGTGGCCGCGCTGCTCGTCGCCGGCGGTGTCACCTACGCCGTCGTCAGCGGTGACGACGGCGGCGAGAAGAAGCCCGAGGCGAAGAACAAGGACCCGAAGCCCACCGCGTCCGCGCCGGCCAACCCGGGCAACGGCAGCGGTGACGGCCACGAGGGCAAGGAAGACCTCAACGAGGGCCGCCAGGCCGGCGAGGCGAAGGTCCTCTGGTACAAGGAGGCGCCCAAGGTGCCCGGCTCCGGCGGCGACGCCCCGGGCATGTGGATCCAGGGCGACACCGTGGTCAAGGCCGCGTACAAGCAGCTCCTCGCGTACAACGTGAAGACCGGCAGGACCGCCTGGAAGGCCATCACCTTCCCGGAGAAGCTCTGCGCCGCGACCGAGACGGCCACCGACGACGGCAAGATCGTCGTCGCGTACAAGGACGGCTCGCAGAGCGGTGCCGAGTGCAACCAGATCCAGGTCATCGACCTGAAGACCGGGGACAAGGGCTGGGGCCACCCGGTCAAGAAGGAGGGCCTGTTCGACTCGGCCCTCTCCAGCAACCTGGTCCTCGTCGGCGACGTGCTGATGGTCGGCCGCGACCAGTCCGGCACGGCGCTGCGGATGAGCGACGGCAAGAAGCTCTACGTCGCGAAGAAGAAGGACGAGGGCACCTGCTTCCCCAACGGCTTCGCCGGCGGCGAGAAGCTCCTCATGGCTCTGTCCTGCGGCGCGAGCACGCCCACCGAGCACGACGAGCTCCAGCAGCTCGACCCGAAGACCGGGCGTGCGCTGTGGACCAAGAAGTTCCCCAAGGGCTGGCGCATCGGCAAGGTCTACTCGGGCAGTCCCACGGTCGTGTACCTCACCAATGAGGACAAGAAGAAGTGGAACATCTCGGTGCTGAAGGAGAACAGCGACGAGACGCGTTCCGAGGTCGTCACCGACGACAACTTCGCGCCCGAGTGCGACACGGCGATCCTCAACCGCAAGCTGGACGGCTGCCTGGGCGTGACGACGGACGACACGTACCTGTACCTGCCGTCCGATGAGAAGAGCGGCGCCAACCAGGTCGTCGCGTTCAGCCTGGCCACCGGCAAGGAGGCCTGGCGCGTCAAGTCGCCGCTGGACGAAACGATGCTGCCGCTGAAGGTCGAGGACGGCTCACTGATCGCGTACGTCAAACCGTCGTACGACTCCGGTGGCCGTGTCGTCTCCATCGCGACGTCGGGCTCGCACACGCCCAAGACCCTTCTGCGGCACCCGAAGGGCACCTCGCAGATCGAGAGCGGCTTCTACTCGAAGGACGTCGACTACGTGGACGGTCGCTTCTACATCTCGACGACCAACATCATGCGCACGTCCGGCCAGGCGAAGCTCATGCTCGCCTACGGCAAGTGA
- a CDS encoding ABC-F family ATP-binding cassette domain-containing protein gives MAVNLVNVEAVSKVYGTRALLDGVSLGVSEGDRIGVVGRNGDGKTTLIRMLAKLEEADTGRVTHNGGLRLGVLTQHDSLDPAATVRHEVIGDLADHEWAGSAKIRDVLTGLFGGLDLPGFPQGLDTVIGPLSGGERRRIALAKLLIAEQDLIVLDEPTNHLDVEGISWLAQHLRTRRSALVCVTHDRWFLDQVCTRMWDVQKGSVFEYEGGYSDYVFARAERERIAATEETKRQNLMRKELAWLRRGAPARTSKPKFRIEAANELIADVPPPRDTSELMKFATTRLGKTVFDLEDVSVQAGPKLLLKHLTWQLGPGDRIGLVGVNGAGKTSLLRAMADAARSEGDVQPADGKIVVGRTVKLAYLSQEVAELKPTLRVLEAVQQVRERVDLGKGREMTAGQLCETFGFNKEKQWTPVGDLSGGERRRLQLLRLLMDEPNVLFLDEPTNDLDIETLTQLEDVLDGWPGSMVVISHDRFFVERTTDKVFALLGDATMRMLPRGIDEYLERRQRMAAAATPSAPAAAPAAAQDAGTKTVSSAEARAAKKELQKIERQLDKVSQKEAKLHAQIADNATDFEKVAKLDAELRELIDERDELEMRWLELAEDA, from the coding sequence ATGGCCGTCAATCTGGTCAATGTCGAGGCAGTCAGCAAGGTGTACGGCACCCGTGCCCTGCTCGACGGCGTCTCACTCGGCGTGTCCGAGGGGGACAGGATCGGCGTCGTGGGGCGCAACGGCGACGGGAAGACCACCCTGATCCGGATGCTCGCCAAGCTGGAGGAGGCGGACACCGGCCGCGTCACGCACAACGGCGGGCTGCGCCTCGGCGTGCTGACGCAGCACGACTCCCTCGACCCGGCCGCCACCGTCCGGCACGAGGTCATCGGTGACCTCGCCGACCACGAGTGGGCGGGCAGCGCCAAGATCAGGGACGTGCTGACCGGGCTGTTCGGCGGGCTCGACCTGCCCGGGTTCCCGCAGGGGCTCGACACCGTCATCGGGCCGCTCTCCGGCGGCGAGCGGCGACGCATCGCGCTGGCGAAGCTGCTCATCGCCGAGCAGGACCTGATCGTGCTCGACGAGCCGACCAACCACCTCGACGTCGAGGGCATCTCGTGGCTGGCCCAGCATCTGCGGACGCGGCGCTCGGCGCTCGTGTGCGTGACGCACGACCGCTGGTTCCTGGACCAGGTGTGCACCCGCATGTGGGACGTGCAGAAGGGCTCCGTCTTCGAGTACGAGGGCGGGTACTCGGACTACGTGTTCGCGCGCGCCGAGCGTGAGCGCATCGCCGCCACCGAGGAGACCAAGCGGCAGAACCTGATGCGCAAGGAGCTGGCGTGGCTGCGGCGCGGCGCCCCGGCCCGCACCAGCAAGCCGAAGTTCCGCATCGAGGCGGCGAACGAACTGATCGCGGACGTGCCGCCGCCGCGCGACACCAGCGAGCTGATGAAGTTCGCGACGACGCGGCTCGGCAAGACCGTGTTCGACCTGGAGGACGTGTCCGTCCAGGCCGGACCCAAGCTGCTGCTCAAGCACCTCACCTGGCAGCTCGGCCCCGGCGACCGCATCGGCCTGGTCGGGGTGAACGGCGCGGGCAAGACATCGCTGCTGCGCGCCATGGCCGACGCCGCCCGCAGCGAAGGCGACGTGCAGCCCGCGGACGGGAAGATCGTCGTCGGCAGGACGGTGAAGCTGGCCTACCTCTCGCAGGAGGTCGCCGAGCTGAAGCCGACGCTGCGGGTCCTCGAAGCCGTGCAGCAGGTGCGCGAGCGCGTCGACCTCGGCAAGGGCCGCGAGATGACCGCGGGGCAGCTCTGCGAGACGTTCGGGTTCAACAAGGAGAAGCAGTGGACGCCGGTCGGCGACCTCTCCGGCGGTGAGCGGCGCAGGCTGCAGCTGCTGCGCCTCCTCATGGACGAGCCGAACGTCCTCTTCCTCGACGAGCCGACCAACGACCTCGACATCGAGACCCTGACGCAGCTGGAGGACGTGCTCGACGGCTGGCCGGGCTCCATGGTCGTGATCTCCCACGACCGGTTCTTCGTCGAGCGGACGACGGACAAGGTGTTCGCGCTCCTCGGTGACGCCACGATGCGGATGCTGCCGCGCGGCATCGACGAGTACCTGGAGCGCAGGCAGCGGATGGCGGCGGCCGCGACGCCGTCGGCCCCCGCGGCCGCGCCCGCCGCGGCGCAGGACGCCGGGACGAAGACCGTCTCCTCCGCGGAGGCCCGTGCCGCCAAGAAGGAGCTCCAGAAGATCGAGCGGCAGCTGGACAAGGTCTCCCAGAAGGAGGCCAAGCTCCACGCTCAAATCGCCGATAACGCCACGGACTTCGAAAAGGTGGCGAAACTGGACGCCGAGCTCCGTGAACTGATCGATGAGCGGGACGAGTTGGAAATGCGCTGGTTGGAGCTTGCGGAGGACGCGTAG
- a CDS encoding DUF4328 domain-containing protein — MSHTPSDTPKPSGPPPPPPPPGMGAPPAFPSGPPGPPPVPYPRYYVPIPPRPAPVAGIGTAAMVLLGGVSTLALLRLVADFDLYDALGRSWYGFYRDDDIGDFWGFAMALLGIGFLAAIPVFLTWFNRVRTNAEVFAPGRHRQSPGMAIGAWFIPFANWWIPKQITDDIIAVSDPSGGARPTAYTAYGHPAPYARPGQGAVTAWWATWVASSALSALGWLLLIAADDGDRGQGRTAVLMFMLSDAALIAAGICGIVMIRTITTMQDLRLGFAYPGMRMPPPPPTGPRHW; from the coding sequence ATGTCACACACGCCATCGGATACGCCGAAGCCTTCGGGCCCGCCCCCGCCGCCGCCTCCGCCGGGCATGGGCGCACCGCCAGCTTTCCCGTCCGGGCCACCCGGGCCGCCCCCCGTCCCCTATCCCCGCTACTACGTCCCGATCCCGCCCCGGCCCGCCCCGGTCGCCGGGATCGGTACGGCGGCCATGGTGCTGCTCGGCGGTGTCTCGACGCTCGCGCTGCTGCGGCTGGTCGCGGACTTCGATCTGTACGACGCTCTGGGGCGCTCCTGGTACGGGTTCTACCGGGACGACGACATCGGGGACTTCTGGGGCTTCGCCATGGCGCTGCTCGGCATCGGATTCCTCGCGGCGATCCCCGTCTTCCTGACGTGGTTCAACCGCGTGCGGACCAACGCGGAGGTCTTCGCCCCGGGACGGCACCGCCAGTCGCCGGGCATGGCCATCGGCGCGTGGTTCATACCGTTCGCCAACTGGTGGATACCGAAGCAGATCACCGACGACATCATCGCGGTCAGCGACCCCTCGGGCGGCGCGCGGCCGACGGCGTACACGGCGTACGGCCACCCCGCGCCCTACGCCCGTCCCGGGCAGGGCGCCGTCACCGCGTGGTGGGCGACCTGGGTCGCGTCCAGCGCGCTGAGCGCGCTCGGCTGGCTGCTGCTCATCGCCGCCGACGACGGCGACAGGGGGCAGGGCCGCACGGCCGTGCTGATGTTCATGCTCTCGGACGCCGCGCTGATAGCCGCCGGCATCTGCGGCATCGTGATGATCCGGACGATCACCACCATGCAGGACCTCCGCCTCGGCTTCGCCTACCCGGGAATGCGGATGCCGCCACCGCCGCCCACGGGCCCCCGGCACTGGTGA
- a CDS encoding 4-(cytidine 5'-diphospho)-2-C-methyl-D-erythritol kinase, translating to MSVTVRVPAKVNVQLAVGAARPDGFHDLANVFLAVGLYDEVTVTPADELRVTCEGPGADQVPLDRTNLAARAAELLAARHGIAPDVHLHIAKDIPVAGGMAGGSADAAGALVACDALWGTEATYGELNDICAELGSDVPFSLVGGAALGTGRGEKLELLDVGGTFFWVFAVADGGLSTPSVYREFDRLTPDAPAPEASPALLAALRDGDVDALAATVTNDLQPAALSLFPSLRDTLAAGTAAGALAALVSGSGPTTAFLARDHESAVRVADALVASGTCRTARVAQSPAPGATLL from the coding sequence GTGAGCGTGACGGTACGGGTCCCCGCGAAGGTCAACGTCCAGCTGGCGGTCGGCGCCGCACGCCCCGACGGCTTCCACGACCTCGCCAACGTCTTCCTCGCCGTCGGCCTCTACGACGAGGTCACCGTCACCCCCGCCGACGAGCTGCGGGTGACCTGCGAGGGCCCCGGCGCGGACCAGGTCCCCCTGGACCGCACGAACCTGGCCGCCCGCGCCGCGGAACTCCTCGCCGCGCGGCACGGCATCGCGCCCGACGTGCACCTGCACATCGCCAAGGACATCCCCGTCGCCGGCGGCATGGCGGGCGGCAGCGCGGACGCCGCGGGCGCGCTCGTGGCGTGCGACGCGCTGTGGGGGACCGAGGCGACCTACGGCGAACTCAACGACATCTGCGCCGAGTTGGGCAGCGACGTGCCGTTCAGCCTGGTCGGCGGCGCCGCGCTCGGCACCGGGCGCGGCGAGAAGCTGGAACTCCTGGACGTCGGAGGCACCTTCTTCTGGGTCTTCGCCGTCGCCGACGGAGGCCTCTCCACGCCCTCCGTGTACCGCGAGTTCGACCGGCTCACCCCGGACGCGCCCGCCCCCGAGGCCTCGCCCGCCCTGCTCGCCGCCCTGCGCGACGGCGACGTCGACGCGCTCGCCGCGACGGTCACCAACGACCTGCAGCCCGCCGCCCTCTCCCTCTTCCCCTCGCTGCGCGACACCCTCGCCGCGGGCACGGCGGCGGGCGCGCTCGCCGCGCTGGTCTCCGGGTCGGGGCCGACGACGGCGTTCCTCGCACGGGACCATGAGTCCGCGGTGCGGGTGGCGGACGCGCTGGTGGCGTCGGGTACGTGCAGGACGGCACGGGTCGCGCAGTCGCCGGCGCCGGGCGCGACGCTGCTTTAG